Within the Trichoderma breve strain T069 chromosome 3, whole genome shotgun sequence genome, the region GAGGAGCACGAACTCCACTCGCTTGATTCGCCATAGGAAATTGAACACCTTGAGATATTGGCGGTTGCCCCATTCAGTAACAACCACATCCATGGGGGCATCGATCTTGTATTCCAAAGTGAAGCAATCCCAGCCAATGTCGCCGTGGGATAGCTGAAGCATTCGGGCATCTAATCGCCGCAGCACCTCGGGAGAGTCATACTGAGCGTTTGAGCCACGGATTGCATGTTCTAGCTGGGCCGTCAGAGTGTGTCGGTATTGTGCGCCAGAAGGACGATCCAAGTTCGCGGCGAGGGATTCCATGAGTAAGGCAATGAAGTCGCCCTTTCCCAGCAAGATGTAATCCTTCAGGGCCTGGAGGTGGGCAAAGAGACGGAACTTGGTCTCCATCAGGTCCATTAATCGCTTCATTGTTGTCTTGTACGCCTCATCGATCCATACCTCCACTGTGGCCGTATCACCGTATCTCAGCTCCTTCGAAGCGGCCTTGGAGTAATCTTCAACCCACAGCGAGTCTCCGCAGCTGTGTCGGATGAAATTCAACGATTTGCCAATCAGGAATATCTTTTGCGCAAATTCTTGCGAAATAATGGTCGGTATCATGTCCTGGGCTATCTCGTATTGATCCTCCCACACATTGCCCCTAACTCGCATAGACTCCTGAGAATCGGTTTGCTCCCGGACAAAGAACTCGAGGGACGGGTCTGACAATTCTCCATCATAAATCCAGTGACGAAGGATGCCGTACCAAGGCCGAGTAAAGCTGCCCAATAGCCGCTCTGCGAAGGCGGCAACCACGGGGTCTCCgttggaagaagcaaaactgTGTATCAGGGTGATGAGCTGACCACCCTTCTTTTTGTCCGACTCTTCAGCAATGAGGGACATAAGTCTAAGCCCCATGGTAGCCTCTCGTGTCCATACCACACATCTTTTTAATGTGACACCTGTCTTCCCAATACCCCCCCTCGGAGCAGCTTCGTCCAACGAAGAGAGTGCCTTCCGAATCTGGCCCTCGAGAGTTGCGACTAATGTTAGATATGATCGTAGCTCATTGCTGATTGCGGACCGTAGACTCTGAGCTAAAAGGCCGTTGGCGGGAGTTTGGCAGAAATTATCGAGCCGTCGATAGAGTAATGAGGGTTCAGCCAGAGTGTGCAGAATGGATATGAGTGGTAGAGGAAGAGTAGCCGGAAGCTTGAGAATGTCATCTTTTGCAAACGGCAGGGTTGTGGACGACACGCCCTGGAGTGTAAATGGAAGGTCTCGTAGGATGGCTGTCTCTGAGGGTTCGATTTCCGCATAGTTGTTGGACAGCATGCTCGCCCTGACGGATAAATCTCTCTTTACCGGCTCGGGTTGAGGTTGTCTCTCTTCCGCAATGCGTTTCGGTTCCTTTGGTATCTTATGTGGTAGCTCTTCAGGAGCTGGGGAATCTCTCATAATCTCGTCCTCTATCCTTGGCATAGGAATAGACTTTGATCGAGCCCTGGCACGCTTCTTGACTGCATCTCGCGCGACAGCTTCACGATAATTCGAAGACGAgggctggatgatgctgagggGTGGAGGGGGAGCTCTGGGGTCTGGAGAGTCGGCCAGAGCGTATAGCAGATATAGGATTGCCCATTTTGACTTGAGCACTGGAAGCGCAAGCAGTCGAGAGTAGAGATCTGAGAATCTGAGCGCGTGAGAAGGGTTGCTCTGGATGAGCTTTCGTTTGATTGAATCGGCGGCCCGGTCGACGTCTGACAAGATGTCGGGATCAGGTGGACTGTGGCAGAGCTGGTCGTTAGCAAGCAGCCTTGGGCTTCGAACAAATGCACAAATCCAATTGTGCAGACATCAACCTACGTGTTTATGATGGTTCTGACGAGTTCATGGCTTAGGTTATACCGGGACAGCCACGAGTCCTGGCCTTCGTTTGGGCCTCTGGGAGGGACAATTTGGACTATCAGATTGTCGAGGGCATTAGCGACGCGATCTGGTGCCATGGCTGCATTGTCGAGACCAGCAATGATTTGGATCTGGGCTtcccaaaaaaaaaaagagagtcaagaaaaatgaagagaaacaaagagttGCTGGAGCCGCCTATCGTCGTTTTATGCTATGTCTCAAGTCAACATAACGGATGCTGCTGTACGCGCAGAGGACGCGATTCGAACGCTATAAAGTGGGatgtagcagcagctgtaGCGGCCGCCAGGTAGCAGCAACCTAGAGCCCGGGCGGTCTTGGGCCCAACAAGGGGTACCTGCTACCTGGCTCGCCGCTCTTCAGCACCATCCCTCTGAATTCGTCACTCGTTCGGCAAAATTTCGACTTCACTCTAACCAATTGACCCCTTCCCACAGCCCAGCTGCGAAAAGCACTGCGACTCTGCCATCAACTATCCAGCCTCACGATGCCTTTTTCATCAAGATAATTGCACAGCAGCGATCGCATGGTATCTGTGATTCCGTTTATCAACTCATGATTTTGCTCTCGCGTCGCGCGCCGCTCCATCGCCGCACGCGACAACTCTAGTTGTCTTTCCGCGATCCACGATGCCCGATATCGACCCCGCGGCCTTGAGCCGCCCATCCGTCAGCGTTTCAACACCGGTTCTATCAACAAAGACGCTGACGCTCACTGCGCCGGGCTCCCAGAAGGCTGTCAAGACGAGTCAGATAATTCCGGCCCGAATTGACCTTGAACCGCTCTATGCTGCGCTGAAAGCCGCCATTAGCTCAGAACAATGGCTTGTATACAAAGAATCTACAACGGAGTTTCTGACTGGTATGGGTTAACCAACTTTTGGCATAAGACTGCCATCATGTCCCTATCCGCCACGCCGGACTATATTCTCATCATGTGATAAAAACAGGCCGTCTCAACCAAACCGAATACTCTAGTCGAATTGACCCGATATTGTCATCGCCAACGGGCGAGAAGAACCACCTGCACAACCAGCTCATTGCTGCAATCTACGGCAATGTCACCCGGGAGATGCCCGATGCTGGCCTTGCGCCATGGGTTAGTGCTAACGACAAGCCCACGACAACGACAGGCAGCAAACCTGTGTCGGGTGACGCAGCAGAACGGAGGCTAAAGGGAGAGGTGATGCAACTACCCGCACGGGATCGACGGCGCATCAAGGAGCTCACACAAAACGAGGTTCGTTATCATCAGCCCTTGACTTGCAGCTACTATCCAATTACTAACCAATTCTTGAAAACAGTATGATCCTCATGAGAGCTTGGCAAATATGTTTACCGAATCACACCGGAAACCCTCCTTGGCTGCCGATGTGCCCCCTAGCGCAGCTGGCGGTATCAACAACATGAGTAAGTGGATTGACTTGGATTTTTACTCCAAAAGTCTTGTtgtcttgttctcttcttttcctaACTTTGATTCTAGACTTTGACCTGGAGATTCGAAAACGATATACACAGCCTCTCGCCGTCGAATCCGGAGAATTTCCTGATATGGGTCAAATAGCCGGCCGAATGCTTCCTTTCTGTTATGAGGCCGGGCTTATCAACGGCCATGCACCTGATGCGTCTCAACTCATGTCTGTTGCTACCGAGACGTTTATTAAAGAAGTCTTGACGCAAATCTTCAGCCGCACTCGGAGTAATGGGCCTGGCGACTCTGGTAGCGCGGGCTACGGAGTAGGTACCACATGGATCCAGACGCACAAGTACAGTCGGCAACTTCaccgagaagaagacgcagcACAGAGAGGCGAAATCACCCGAGATAAAGCAGGGTTGTTACCTATCGAGTCCAAGGCTGCCAGTGAGAGAGGCCCACTGGGTATAGCAGATGTACGAGTCGCCTTGGAAATGGCAGATTCAGGCATATCTCAGTTCCCCATTGTTACAGCGCA harbors:
- a CDS encoding spc97 / spc98 family domain-containing protein, with translation MAPDRVANALDNLIVQIVPPRGPNEGQDSWLSRYNLSHELVRTIINTPPDPDILSDVDRAADSIKRKLIQSNPSHALRFSDLYSRLLALPVLKSKWAILYLLYALADSPDPRAPPPPLSIIQPSSSNYREAVARDAVKKRARARSKSIPMPRIEDEIMRDSPAPEELPHKIPKEPKRIAEERQPQPEPVKRDLSVRASMLSNNYAEIEPSETAILRDLPFTLQGVSSTTLPFAKDDILKLPATLPLPLISILHTLAEPSLLYRRLDNFCQTPANGLLAQSLRSAISNELRSYLTLVATLEGQIRKALSSLDEAAPRGGIGKTGVTLKRCVVWTREATMGLRLMSLIAEESDKKKGGQLITLIHSFASSNGDPVVAAFAERLLGSFTRPWYGILRHWIYDGELSDPSLEFFVREQTDSQESMRVRGNVWEDQYEIAQDMIPTIISQEFAQKIFLIGKSLNFIRHSCGDSLWVEDYSKAASKELRYGDTATVEVWIDEAYKTTMKRLMDLMETKFRLFAHLQALKDYILLGKGDFIALLMESLAANLDRPSGAQYRHTLTAQLEHAIRGSNAQYDSPEVLRRLDARMLQLSHGDIGWDCFTLEYKIDAPMDVVVTEWGNRQYLKVFNFLWRIKRVEFVLLSTWRECMTGSRRVLQSPNQAVVQTWKSTRGTLAEMIHFVGQLQYYILFEVIESSWGELQKRIRKEDCTLDDVIEAHRRYLEDITHKGLLGPKLRHHPSDNREQTTYLDQLSEILRSMLSYRDTIVGLYGWTSSEYTRRQEVELRNMTRRDDNDGGFSTLDNVPSEFPALQERLRHLGDKFRNRLQVLLGDLAYQPDVDMRFLGVAMNFNDVYAPLRKRGKTASIVSAATSATAPSTSASTLNASKV
- a CDS encoding transcriptional regulator of RNA polII, SAGA, subunit domain-containing protein, with protein sequence MPDIDPAALSRPSVSVSTPVLSTKTLTLTAPGSQKAVKTSQIIPARIDLEPLYAALKAAISSEQWLVYKESTTEFLTGRLNQTEYSSRIDPILSSPTGEKNHLHNQLIAAIYGNVTREMPDAGLAPWVSANDKPTTTTGSKPVSGDAAERRLKGEVMQLPARDRRRIKELTQNEYDPHESLANMFTESHRKPSLAADVPPSAAGGINNMNFDLEIRKRYTQPLAVESGEFPDMGQIAGRMLPFCYEAGLINGHAPDASQLMSVATETFIKEVLTQIFSRTRSNGPGDSGSAGYGVGTTWIQTHKYSRQLHREEDAAQRGEITRDKAGLLPIESKAASERGPLGIADVRVALEMADSGISQFPIVTAQILYGYRDGELENWKDYTWVNGEPPAPAVEELVTNGDLALTNGALPDNMDIDNEIGWEGAENPDMDMLDSVLDSCLAVG